From Rutidosis leptorrhynchoides isolate AG116_Rl617_1_P2 chromosome 3, CSIRO_AGI_Rlap_v1, whole genome shotgun sequence, a single genomic window includes:
- the LOC139897087 gene encoding GDSL esterase/lipase At1g28610-like isoform X1, with protein sequence MASRSSSLASLLVIMILHLWSNTVFYVTGSSCFTSIISFGDSLADTGNLKQLASISDQQFPVLLSPYGENFYDHSTGRCSNGRLIIDFLAESLGLPLIPPFVHEKGIDNAIAFGQGVNFAVAGATALDSSVLETRGIVNPMTNASLRVQLEWFKHSLPSICGNASDCRKFIGNSLILMGEIGGNDYNYPILDGKLINEDSFVPLVIDSIVSTINELIEMGAQTLVVPGNLPVGCSGAYLTICGSETEEYDPKTGCLVRLNEFAEYHNELLQKKLNHLRELHPNVNIIYADYYNAAMQIYRSPEKYGFTNGGLKACCGGGGPYNFNSSAECGLTSASVCDEPDTYVCWDGIHLTEAAYKLIANNLFQGGYTTPQFNSLCPTSIFSSSM encoded by the exons ATGGCTTCAAGATCCAGCTCACTTGCAAGTTTGCTGGTGATTATGATCTTGCATTTATGGAGTAATACTGTTTTTTATGTTACTGGTTCATCTTGTTTTACATCCATCATTAGCTTTGGTGACTCGCTTGCAGACACCGGTAACTTAAAACAATTGGCTTCAATTTCAGATCAACAGTTTCCTGTTCTGTTGTCTCCTTATGGCGAAAACTTTTATGATCACTCCACTGGCCGTTGCTCCAATGGCCGTCTCATCATCGACTTCTTAG CTGAGAGTCTAGGGTTGCCATTGATACCGCCATTTGTACATGAAAAGGGGATCGACAACGCGATTGCGTTTGGACAAGGTGTGAATTTTGCAGTTGCAGGTGCAACAGCGTTAGATTCATCGGTTCTTGAAACAAGAGGGATAGTAAATCCTATGACAAATGCATCGTTACGAGTTCAATTGGAATGGTTTAAACACTCACTACCTTCAATTTGTGGCAATGCATCAG ATTGTCGAAAATTTATTGGAAATTCTTTGATCCTGATGGGAGAGATAGGAGGAAACGATTACAATTATCCGATATTAGATGGAAAATTAATCAATGAGGACTCATTTGTTCCTCTTGTTATTGATTCCATCGTCTCAACAATCAAT GAGTTGATTGAGATGGGGGCTCAGACACTAGTTGTTCCTGGAAACTTACCGGTTGGATGTTCTGGGGCGTATTTGACAATATGTGGTTCTGAGACGGAAGAGTATGATCCGAAAACTGGTTGTCTTGTTCGGCTAAACGAGTTTGCAGAGTATCACAATGAACTGTTGCAAAAGAAATTAAATCATCTTCGAGAGCTTCATCCTAATGTCAACATCATTTATGCCGATTACTACAATGCTGCCATGCAAATCTACCGTTCTCCGGAAAAATATG GATTTACAAATGGTGGTCTGAAGGCTTGTTGTGGAGGTGGTGGGCCGTATAACTTCAACTCATCGGCAGAATGTGGATTAACATCTGCAAGTGTGTGTGATGAGCCAGATACGTATGTTTGTTGGGATGGTATACACTTAACAGAAGCAGCATACAAACTAATTGCTAATAATTTATTTCAAGGGGGATACACTACACCTCAGTTTAATTCCCTATGTCCTACATCAATATTTTCGAGTTCTATGTAA
- the LOC139897087 gene encoding GDSL esterase/lipase At1g28610-like isoform X2 encodes MASRSSSLASLLVIMILHLWNQQFPVLLSPYGENFYDHSTGRCSNGRLIIDFLAESLGLPLIPPFVHEKGIDNAIAFGQGVNFAVAGATALDSSVLETRGIVNPMTNASLRVQLEWFKHSLPSICGNASDCRKFIGNSLILMGEIGGNDYNYPILDGKLINEDSFVPLVIDSIVSTINELIEMGAQTLVVPGNLPVGCSGAYLTICGSETEEYDPKTGCLVRLNEFAEYHNELLQKKLNHLRELHPNVNIIYADYYNAAMQIYRSPEKYGFTNGGLKACCGGGGPYNFNSSAECGLTSASVCDEPDTYVCWDGIHLTEAAYKLIANNLFQGGYTTPQFNSLCPTSIFSSSM; translated from the exons ATGGCTTCAAGATCCAGCTCACTTGCAAGTTTGCTGGTGATTATGATCTTGCATTTATGGA ATCAACAGTTTCCTGTTCTGTTGTCTCCTTATGGCGAAAACTTTTATGATCACTCCACTGGCCGTTGCTCCAATGGCCGTCTCATCATCGACTTCTTAG CTGAGAGTCTAGGGTTGCCATTGATACCGCCATTTGTACATGAAAAGGGGATCGACAACGCGATTGCGTTTGGACAAGGTGTGAATTTTGCAGTTGCAGGTGCAACAGCGTTAGATTCATCGGTTCTTGAAACAAGAGGGATAGTAAATCCTATGACAAATGCATCGTTACGAGTTCAATTGGAATGGTTTAAACACTCACTACCTTCAATTTGTGGCAATGCATCAG ATTGTCGAAAATTTATTGGAAATTCTTTGATCCTGATGGGAGAGATAGGAGGAAACGATTACAATTATCCGATATTAGATGGAAAATTAATCAATGAGGACTCATTTGTTCCTCTTGTTATTGATTCCATCGTCTCAACAATCAAT GAGTTGATTGAGATGGGGGCTCAGACACTAGTTGTTCCTGGAAACTTACCGGTTGGATGTTCTGGGGCGTATTTGACAATATGTGGTTCTGAGACGGAAGAGTATGATCCGAAAACTGGTTGTCTTGTTCGGCTAAACGAGTTTGCAGAGTATCACAATGAACTGTTGCAAAAGAAATTAAATCATCTTCGAGAGCTTCATCCTAATGTCAACATCATTTATGCCGATTACTACAATGCTGCCATGCAAATCTACCGTTCTCCGGAAAAATATG GATTTACAAATGGTGGTCTGAAGGCTTGTTGTGGAGGTGGTGGGCCGTATAACTTCAACTCATCGGCAGAATGTGGATTAACATCTGCAAGTGTGTGTGATGAGCCAGATACGTATGTTTGTTGGGATGGTATACACTTAACAGAAGCAGCATACAAACTAATTGCTAATAATTTATTTCAAGGGGGATACACTACACCTCAGTTTAATTCCCTATGTCCTACATCAATATTTTCGAGTTCTATGTAA
- the LOC139897088 gene encoding GDSL esterase/lipase At1g28580-like isoform X1 gives MSFSSTTTSSSMSFACFLVVLIVFSNDRLVHASGCYTSIISFGDSLADTGNLKGLATIADELYPCLLPPYGESFANQPTGRCSNGRLIIDFLAESLGLPLIPSFVHKGPDNIAAFEQGVNYAVAGATALSASFLEAKWTEKSVNNASLQTQLSWFQKSLPSICGNTSACRDYIGRSLFLIGEIGGNDYNYPLLVGKPIEEAESYVPLVIDTIFSTINEVIDMGAQTLVVPGNFPIGCSSSYLTTRAFLNEERDPSTGCLIQLNEFAEYHNQMLQSRLNEIRELHPNVIIMYGDYFNAAMQFYRSPPEFGFTNGVLKACCGGGGPYNYNTEARCGYEPATACDEPDTYANWDGVHLTEAAYKVIFKGLFEGTFTKPEFRSVCHASESQVNIGSSSAM, from the exons ATGTCATTTTCTTCAACTACAACATCAAGCTCAATGTCTTTTGCATGTTTTTTGGTAGTTTTGATTGTGTTTTCGAATGACAGACTAGTCCATGCTAGTGGATGCTATACATCAATCATTAGCTTCGGCGACTCGCTTGCTGATACGGGCAACTTAAAAGGACTGGCTACAATAGCCGACGAATTATACCCATGTCTTCTCCCCCCTTACGGAGAATCCTTCGCTAACCAACCCACGGGCCGTTGCTCCAATGGCCGCCTCATCATCGACTTTTtag ccgAGAGTCTTGGGTTGCCGTTAATCCCATCATTTGTACACAAGGGGCCGGACAATATTGCAGCATTTGAACAAGGAGTGAATTATGCGGTGGCGGGTGCTACTGCATTGAGTGCATCTTTTCTTGAAGCAAAATGGACCGAAAAGTCTGTGAATAATGCATCTTTACAAACTCAGTTGTCATGGTTTCAAAAATCATTGCCTTCTATTTGCGGAAACACTTCAG CCTGCAGAGACTATATTGGGCGTTCGTTGTTCTTAATAGGAGAGATTGGTGGTAATGATTACAATTATCCGTTATTAGTGGGAAAACCAATTGAAGAGGCTGAATCATATGTTCCTCTAGTTATCGATACTATCTTCTCAACAATCAAC GAGGTAATCGATATGGGGGCGCAAACACTAGTTGTTCCAGGAAACTTTCCAATTGGATGCTCTTCATCGTATTTGACAACACGTGCTTTTTTAAACGAGGAGCGTGATCCTTCAACCGGTTGCCTCATCCAATTAAACGAGTTTGCTGAATATCATAACCAAATGTTGCAATCAAGATTGAATGAAATTCGAGAGCTTCATCCTAATGTTATCATCATGTATGGCGACTATTTCAATGCTGCCATGCAATTCTATCGTTCTCCACCCGAATTTG GATTTACAAATGGTGTCTTAAAGGCTTGTTGTGGAGGTGGTGGGCCGTACAATTATAATACTGAAGCGAGATGTGGATATGAACCTGCGACGGCTTGTGATGAACCAGATACGTATGCTAATTGGGACGGAGTGCATTTAACGGAAGCAGCATACAAAGTGATTTTCAAGGGTCTATTTGAAGGAACATTCACCAAACCCGAATTTAGATCCGTGTGTCATGCATCAGAATCACAAGTGAATATTGGATCATCAAGTGCTATGTAA
- the LOC139897088 gene encoding GDSL esterase/lipase At1g28590-like isoform X2 translates to MSFACFLVVLIVFSNDRLVHASGCYTSIISFGDSLADTGNLKGLATIADELYPCLLPPYGESFANQPTGRCSNGRLIIDFLAFEQGVNYAVAGATALSASFLEAKWTEKSVNNASLQTQLSWFQKSLPSICGNTSACRDYIGRSLFLIGEIGGNDYNYPLLVGKPIEEAESYVPLVIDTIFSTINEVIDMGAQTLVVPGNFPIGCSSSYLTTRAFLNEERDPSTGCLIQLNEFAEYHNQMLQSRLNEIRELHPNVIIMYGDYFNAAMQFYRSPPEFGFTNGVLKACCGGGGPYNYNTEARCGYEPATACDEPDTYANWDGVHLTEAAYKVIFKGLFEGTFTKPEFRSVCHASESQVNIGSSSAM, encoded by the exons ATGTCTTTTGCATGTTTTTTGGTAGTTTTGATTGTGTTTTCGAATGACAGACTAGTCCATGCTAGTGGATGCTATACATCAATCATTAGCTTCGGCGACTCGCTTGCTGATACGGGCAACTTAAAAGGACTGGCTACAATAGCCGACGAATTATACCCATGTCTTCTCCCCCCTTACGGAGAATCCTTCGCTAACCAACCCACGGGCCGTTGCTCCAATGGCCGCCTCATCATCGACTTTTtag CATTTGAACAAGGAGTGAATTATGCGGTGGCGGGTGCTACTGCATTGAGTGCATCTTTTCTTGAAGCAAAATGGACCGAAAAGTCTGTGAATAATGCATCTTTACAAACTCAGTTGTCATGGTTTCAAAAATCATTGCCTTCTATTTGCGGAAACACTTCAG CCTGCAGAGACTATATTGGGCGTTCGTTGTTCTTAATAGGAGAGATTGGTGGTAATGATTACAATTATCCGTTATTAGTGGGAAAACCAATTGAAGAGGCTGAATCATATGTTCCTCTAGTTATCGATACTATCTTCTCAACAATCAAC GAGGTAATCGATATGGGGGCGCAAACACTAGTTGTTCCAGGAAACTTTCCAATTGGATGCTCTTCATCGTATTTGACAACACGTGCTTTTTTAAACGAGGAGCGTGATCCTTCAACCGGTTGCCTCATCCAATTAAACGAGTTTGCTGAATATCATAACCAAATGTTGCAATCAAGATTGAATGAAATTCGAGAGCTTCATCCTAATGTTATCATCATGTATGGCGACTATTTCAATGCTGCCATGCAATTCTATCGTTCTCCACCCGAATTTG GATTTACAAATGGTGTCTTAAAGGCTTGTTGTGGAGGTGGTGGGCCGTACAATTATAATACTGAAGCGAGATGTGGATATGAACCTGCGACGGCTTGTGATGAACCAGATACGTATGCTAATTGGGACGGAGTGCATTTAACGGAAGCAGCATACAAAGTGATTTTCAAGGGTCTATTTGAAGGAACATTCACCAAACCCGAATTTAGATCCGTGTGTCATGCATCAGAATCACAAGTGAATATTGGATCATCAAGTGCTATGTAA